The DNA segment GATAAAGGTCATCACCAGGAACAGCGGCACCAGCACGCAGATCGACCACAGCATGTAGCCGAAGAAGCTGGGCATGCGCACGCCGCGGCTTTCGGCAATCGCCTTGACCATCAGGTTGGGCGCGTTGCCGATATAGGTATTGGCGCCCATGAACACGGCACCGGCCGAGATGGCCGCGAGCGTTGAGGCATCGCGCGTCATCAGCGTAGCGGGATCGCCGCCCGCGGTGTTGAAGAACACCAGGTAGGTCGGCGCATTGTCCAGGAAAGACGAAAGAATGCCCGTGGCCCAGAAATACATGCTGTCGATGGGCTGGCCGCCGCTATCGCTGACCATGCGGATCACGCCGGCGAAGGCGCCGTCGGTACCGGCCTTGAGCATGGCGATCACGGGAATGATGGTGAGGAAGATGCCGGCGAACAGCTTGCCGACTTCCAGGATCGGCTCCCAGTTGAATTCGTTGCCCGTGCGCGCCGTGCCCGGCGTGATCACAAGGGAGACGAGCGCCACTACCACCAGCAGCACATCGCGCACCGCCGCCGGCAGGCCGACCATGGTGCCCATCACGTTGAACTCTATGCCGGGCTTCCACAGCCCGCTCATCAGCACCAGGCCCACCACCGCCAGCAGCAGCACGAAATTACGCTTGCCTTCGATACGGATGCCTGCGGAATCGGGCGTGGGGTCCGCCGCCTGCGGCAGCTCTTCTTCCTTGTTCAGGTAGTAGTGGCGATCGACGAAATAGAAAATCACCAGTAGAGCGATGCAGATGAACAGCGTCTCGGGCAGGATGTTGCGCAGGGTCCAGAAAAAATCCACGCCTTTCAGGAAACCCAGGAACAGCGGCGGATCGCCCAGCGGCGTCAGCGCACCACCCGCATTGGCCGCCAGGAAAATAAAGAACACCACCACGTGCGCCACATGCCTGCGGTTGTCGTTGGCGCGCAGCAGCGGCCGGATCAGCAGCATGGCGGCGCCGGTGGTGCCCATCAGGCTGGCCAGCACCGTGCCGAGTGCAAGC comes from the Cupriavidus basilensis genome and includes:
- a CDS encoding sodium:proton antiporter, with translation MRRAPALLSLLAPLLFTLLFTLAPSLAHAADLDGATLSPMWALPFAGTLLSIALFPLIAPRFWHHHYGKIIAAWAVLFLVPFAQTFGMHAAAANAVHALLSEYIPFIALIAALYIVAGGICVRGNLHGTPRLNTGLLALGTVLASLMGTTGAAMLLIRPLLRANDNRRHVAHVVVFFIFLAANAGGALTPLGDPPLFLGFLKGVDFFWTLRNILPETLFICIALLVIFYFVDRHYYLNKEEELPQAADPTPDSAGIRIEGKRNFVLLLAVVGLVLMSGLWKPGIEFNVMGTMVGLPAAVRDVLLVVVALVSLVITPGTARTGNEFNWEPILEVGKLFAGIFLTIIPVIAMLKAGTDGAFAGVIRMVSDSGGQPIDSMYFWATGILSSFLDNAPTYLVFFNTAGGDPATLMTRDASTLAAISAGAVFMGANTYIGNAPNLMVKAIAESRGVRMPSFFGYMLWSICVLVPLFLVMTFIFFRV